The following coding sequences lie in one Thalassoglobus polymorphus genomic window:
- a CDS encoding ABC transporter ATP-binding protein, with the protein MSDSVIEIRNLSKVYRDFWGRSKVKALNSLSLDVKRGEIFGLLGPNGSGKTTTLKLLLGLLFPSEGQVRILGQPAHDVEKNERIGYLPEESYLYRFLNADETLEFYGRLFKMSKAERRKRSDELIKRVGLDQARRRQLKEYSKGMTRRIGLAQALINDPELVLLDEPTSGLDPLGTRDMKDMILKLRDEGKTVVMCSHLLADVQDVCDRIAILFRGELKVIGNVQELLSSNDETQLLTSTLSEEAIRDVKETLKKHGADVKNISHPTSTLEDLFLRTVAESEARPGRRFEPGERPTSESA; encoded by the coding sequence ATGTCAGATTCTGTAATCGAAATCCGCAACCTCTCGAAAGTTTATCGAGACTTCTGGGGACGCTCTAAAGTCAAGGCTCTCAATTCCTTAAGCCTGGATGTCAAACGTGGCGAAATTTTTGGTCTGCTGGGGCCAAATGGATCAGGGAAAACGACAACCTTGAAACTTCTGCTGGGGCTCCTGTTCCCATCTGAAGGTCAGGTTCGAATTCTGGGTCAGCCTGCACATGACGTCGAAAAGAACGAACGGATCGGATACCTGCCGGAAGAATCATATCTATATCGCTTCTTGAATGCGGATGAGACGCTCGAGTTTTATGGGCGGTTATTCAAGATGTCGAAAGCGGAACGTCGGAAACGAAGTGACGAGCTCATTAAACGGGTCGGCTTGGATCAAGCACGGCGGCGACAGCTCAAAGAGTATTCAAAAGGGATGACGCGACGAATCGGATTAGCTCAAGCCCTGATCAACGATCCGGAACTTGTCCTTCTTGATGAACCGACCAGTGGACTCGACCCACTCGGAACACGGGACATGAAAGACATGATCCTCAAGCTTCGGGACGAGGGAAAAACTGTCGTCATGTGCAGCCACCTGCTGGCAGATGTCCAGGATGTGTGCGACCGAATTGCGATCCTCTTCCGCGGTGAGTTGAAGGTGATCGGAAATGTTCAGGAACTGCTGTCATCAAACGATGAGACTCAACTGCTCACAAGCACTTTGAGTGAAGAAGCAATTCGTGATGTCAAAGAAACACTGAAAAAACATGGAGCGGACGTGAAAAACATTTCTCATCCGACTTCGACTTTGGAAGACCTCTTCTTACGAACTGTTGCTGAGAGTGAAGCACGACCAGGACGTCGGTTTGAACCGGGCGAACGTCCAACGAGCGAAAGCGCTTAA
- a CDS encoding ABC transporter permease subunit, which yields MLAGPLVTRELTTDPRKPKHFGIRAGYAAALTILVFTGAQATFALAPPRGLGDISRFGVFIFNLLSFVQLVVVLGTSLLFTAGSVAQEKDRRTLILLLMTDLRSSELVIGKAIASLLPIFVMILVSIPIFTLLTQLGGVTFEQVVWFEALCFVTALAAGSWGTLVAYWKEKTFQIIAITLMGAGLFLGAVEAVGFLGGESSSLAMIAGALNPFRALGDILNPLTSQPNVVIPAVQAWPAVTGLFLLASGISIWTCLRVRVWNPPRTIFIKSEESSAVEKTSEESGKEPSHVRDSRTIWESPIIWREICTQAYGKKVGLIKGAYFAFAVACIFWLRQIPEETTFMLGIISAPGLAFTLLSLISFILINAQAVTSLTSERDGQTLELLLVTEVTAKEFIFGKMGGVLFNMKEVILVPFLFVAMSWMRGEMNMESLIFIIIGNLTLVLFATALGIHSGLSFENSRSAILNSLGTVFFLFIGIFVCMILIVEARSSFEMQFVPFIAFIGGGSLGLWMSLTHKNPSTALSICGLILPFMTFYAIVSFLLGNTAAVLMAVLFPFGFTITAILVPAVSAFDVALGRTTTDRG from the coding sequence TTGCTTGCTGGACCACTTGTCACCCGTGAACTCACAACTGACCCACGAAAACCGAAGCACTTCGGGATCAGAGCTGGCTATGCGGCAGCCCTGACGATTCTGGTGTTCACAGGTGCGCAGGCGACCTTTGCGCTCGCTCCGCCGCGTGGTTTAGGCGATATTTCCCGTTTTGGCGTCTTCATCTTCAACCTGCTCAGCTTTGTGCAACTGGTTGTTGTTCTGGGGACATCATTGCTTTTTACTGCAGGAAGCGTGGCTCAAGAAAAAGATCGCCGCACTCTAATTCTGCTGTTAATGACAGATTTGAGGTCCAGCGAACTCGTAATCGGGAAAGCGATCGCCAGCTTGCTGCCGATCTTCGTGATGATTCTGGTCTCTATTCCGATCTTCACATTACTGACTCAGCTGGGAGGAGTGACTTTCGAACAAGTTGTCTGGTTTGAGGCCCTCTGTTTTGTCACCGCATTGGCAGCCGGGAGTTGGGGGACGCTCGTCGCTTACTGGAAAGAGAAAACATTTCAGATCATCGCCATCACATTAATGGGGGCAGGGCTCTTTCTGGGGGCTGTCGAGGCGGTCGGTTTTCTTGGAGGAGAAAGCTCGTCACTAGCCATGATCGCTGGTGCTCTCAATCCGTTTCGTGCACTTGGTGACATTCTTAATCCGCTTACAAGCCAGCCGAACGTTGTGATCCCGGCTGTTCAAGCATGGCCAGCAGTCACAGGGCTGTTTTTGCTGGCATCCGGTATTTCGATCTGGACCTGTTTACGGGTTCGAGTCTGGAACCCGCCCCGCACGATCTTCATCAAATCTGAAGAATCAAGTGCAGTTGAGAAGACGAGTGAGGAGAGCGGAAAAGAACCATCGCACGTTCGCGATTCACGCACGATCTGGGAGTCGCCAATTATCTGGCGAGAGATTTGTACACAGGCCTACGGAAAAAAAGTCGGACTCATCAAGGGAGCGTACTTTGCGTTCGCTGTGGCTTGCATCTTCTGGCTGCGGCAGATTCCAGAAGAGACCACGTTCATGCTGGGCATTATCTCTGCGCCCGGCTTGGCGTTTACCCTGCTTTCTCTGATCTCATTCATTTTGATCAACGCTCAGGCGGTGACCTCCTTAACTTCCGAGCGTGACGGCCAGACTCTGGAACTCCTGCTCGTCACTGAGGTCACAGCCAAAGAATTCATCTTCGGTAAGATGGGTGGTGTTCTCTTCAATATGAAAGAAGTGATTCTCGTCCCGTTTTTGTTTGTGGCGATGTCCTGGATGCGCGGCGAGATGAATATGGAGTCGCTCATCTTTATCATTATCGGAAACCTGACACTGGTCCTGTTCGCCACAGCGCTCGGAATTCATTCTGGCTTGTCCTTTGAAAACTCGCGATCAGCGATCTTGAACAGTTTGGGGACCGTCTTCTTTCTGTTCATCGGAATTTTTGTCTGCATGATTTTGATTGTCGAAGCACGTAGCTCATTCGAGATGCAATTTGTTCCATTTATTGCTTTCATCGGAGGGGGCAGCCTGGGCTTGTGGATGTCGCTGACGCATAAAAATCCTTCGACTGCTTTGTCGATCTGCGGATTGATCCTGCCGTTCATGACGTTCTATGCCATTGTCAGCTTTTTACTGGGAAATACAGCCGCTGTGCTGATGGCGGTTTTGTTCCCGTTCGGCTTCACGATTACTGCAATTCTAGTCCCTGCAGTGAGCGCCTTCGATGTTGCTCTTGGGCGAACGACAACTGATCGAGGATGA
- a CDS encoding ABC-2 transporter permease has protein sequence MSIEPPSFDVAAALLNWVIAIVACSIIGLAAGFAGSLAYRGTSGPRVFWNTLKRGFRDLTRLSLSRIGAIASLTIKEAISRKAFVIGLLFLLLFMFGGWFLSSSDAEKPALPYITFVMTIMYFLLNLMAILISCWGLPADIKAKSMHTVVTKPVRRSEIVIGRIVGYSGVVLSVLAVTSIFGYVWIQRQVPQQAKDQLIARVPAYGSLSFLTRTGQPSETGTNVGDIWEYRGYIEGLSKARAIWKFDNLDTAELRKRGEIRFEQKFEAFRTYKGDIEEQTRYQITLVNPTTKLRVPIEKSYPVAEHKQDPELSVVVIPGEIEYQESYEVGANAKVANLFDDLIDNGSLTVEVACIDDQQYIGCAEGDLFVRMEDRSFLSSYLKANIGLAFMLVLVVSIGTTSSCFVKGPVSTLLTGSMIIMGNVIYEFVNEAVKQQQERQDGKVIGGGMLESIYRLVTGMNQTSPLPDNLGIAKDIIERLDQTVFNILFVVRSVIPDFTFFSMNKYTANGYDVPWTGALLPSILITLGFLFPLIILGYFSLQLRELEHK, from the coding sequence ATGTCTATTGAACCACCATCCTTTGACGTTGCCGCAGCGTTATTGAATTGGGTTATCGCAATTGTGGCATGTTCGATCATCGGCCTGGCAGCCGGTTTCGCTGGATCGCTTGCATATCGAGGGACGTCCGGTCCTCGTGTGTTCTGGAATACACTAAAGCGTGGATTCCGTGATTTAACACGTCTTTCACTCAGTCGCATTGGAGCCATTGCATCGCTGACGATCAAAGAAGCGATCAGCCGGAAAGCCTTTGTTATTGGCTTGCTGTTCCTCCTGCTGTTCATGTTCGGCGGCTGGTTTCTTTCCAGTTCCGACGCAGAAAAGCCCGCTCTTCCGTACATCACTTTCGTAATGACCATCATGTACTTCTTGCTGAACCTGATGGCGATTTTGATTTCCTGCTGGGGACTTCCGGCAGATATCAAAGCGAAATCAATGCATACCGTCGTGACGAAACCGGTTCGCCGAAGTGAAATTGTGATCGGTCGAATCGTTGGATATTCCGGTGTCGTTTTGTCGGTGCTCGCCGTCACTTCGATCTTCGGGTACGTTTGGATTCAACGACAGGTTCCGCAACAGGCGAAAGATCAACTGATCGCGCGTGTGCCAGCCTATGGAAGTCTTTCCTTCCTGACACGCACCGGTCAACCTTCTGAGACAGGCACAAATGTTGGAGACATCTGGGAATACCGGGGTTACATTGAAGGACTCTCGAAGGCGCGGGCCATCTGGAAGTTTGACAACCTCGATACAGCCGAGCTGAGAAAACGTGGAGAGATTCGCTTTGAGCAAAAGTTTGAAGCATTCCGAACATACAAGGGCGATATTGAAGAGCAGACTCGATATCAAATCACCCTCGTCAATCCGACCACAAAATTGCGGGTCCCGATTGAAAAATCCTACCCTGTGGCAGAACACAAACAGGACCCGGAACTCTCAGTCGTCGTAATTCCGGGCGAAATTGAATATCAGGAGAGCTACGAAGTCGGAGCAAATGCGAAGGTCGCGAATCTGTTCGATGACCTTATCGACAACGGCTCATTAACCGTTGAAGTCGCTTGTATCGACGATCAACAGTATATCGGTTGCGCCGAAGGGGATCTCTTCGTTCGAATGGAAGACCGATCCTTCCTCTCCTCCTACCTGAAGGCAAATATCGGCTTGGCGTTTATGCTGGTTCTGGTCGTCTCGATTGGAACGACATCGAGCTGTTTCGTGAAAGGTCCCGTCTCAACATTACTCACAGGCTCCATGATCATCATGGGAAATGTGATCTACGAATTCGTCAATGAAGCAGTCAAACAGCAGCAAGAAAGACAGGACGGCAAGGTCATTGGTGGAGGGATGTTGGAGTCGATTTACCGGCTTGTCACCGGAATGAATCAAACATCCCCCCTTCCCGACAACCTCGGAATTGCGAAAGATATTATAGAGAGGCTCGATCAGACGGTCTTCAACATCCTGTTTGTTGTGCGTTCTGTCATTCCCGATTTCACTTTTTTCAGCATGAACAAATACACAGCTAACGGGTATGACGTCCCTTGGACAGGAGCGTTGCTACCAAGCATTTTGATTACTCTCGGTTTTTTATTCCCATTAATTATTCTTGGTTATTTTAGTCTTCAATTACGGGAGCTTGAGCACAAATGA
- a CDS encoding glycine C-acetyltransferase, with amino-acid sequence MYGSIQQHLQKQLEEVREQGLEKRERKIQTPQNARVLVAEQEVLNLCANNYLGLADHPRIVAAAKQALEEWGFGMASVRFICGTQTIHHQLEQKLSDFLGMEETILYSSCFDANGGLFETLLTDQDAVISDSLNHASIIDGIRLCKAQRFRYKNNDMHDLEEQLKQTESARFKLIATDGVFSMDGYFANLQSVCDLAEKYDALVMVDDSHAVGFVGENGRGTHEHCDVMDRVDIITGTLGKALGGASGGYTAGRKEIIDWLRQRSRPYLFSNSLAPPIVAAAIEALDFLSEDKSQIQKLKENTIFFRTEIEKLGFTVLPGEHPIVPIMLGDAALANSMADELLKRGVYVTGFSFPVVPKGEARIRTQMSAAHSQEDLQFALKQFAEVKAELKI; translated from the coding sequence ATGTACGGCTCAATTCAACAGCATTTACAAAAACAACTCGAAGAGGTCCGCGAGCAGGGACTGGAAAAGCGAGAGCGCAAAATCCAGACGCCGCAGAACGCGCGTGTTCTCGTTGCCGAACAGGAAGTCTTGAATCTGTGCGCGAACAATTACCTGGGTTTGGCAGATCATCCAAGAATTGTGGCTGCCGCCAAGCAGGCTTTGGAAGAGTGGGGATTCGGGATGGCATCGGTCCGTTTCATCTGCGGAACGCAAACGATTCACCACCAGCTTGAACAAAAACTGTCCGATTTCCTCGGTATGGAAGAGACGATTCTTTATTCGTCCTGCTTCGATGCCAATGGCGGCCTGTTCGAAACGCTTCTCACAGACCAGGATGCTGTCATCTCTGATTCCTTGAATCACGCGAGCATTATTGATGGCATTCGTTTATGCAAAGCACAGCGTTTTCGGTACAAAAATAACGACATGCACGACCTTGAGGAGCAACTCAAACAGACCGAGTCGGCTCGCTTCAAGCTGATCGCCACAGACGGCGTCTTCTCGATGGATGGGTATTTCGCCAACCTGCAATCCGTCTGCGACTTAGCAGAAAAGTACGACGCGCTTGTCATGGTGGACGATTCCCACGCTGTCGGATTCGTCGGTGAAAACGGTCGCGGGACGCATGAACATTGCGACGTGATGGATCGGGTCGACATCATCACCGGAACACTCGGCAAAGCCCTCGGAGGTGCGAGCGGAGGATACACAGCTGGTCGCAAAGAAATAATTGACTGGTTGAGACAACGCTCACGTCCTTACCTGTTCTCGAATTCTCTCGCTCCTCCAATCGTGGCTGCTGCCATTGAAGCACTCGATTTCCTCAGCGAAGACAAATCTCAGATTCAAAAGCTCAAAGAGAACACGATTTTCTTCCGAACTGAAATCGAAAAACTCGGATTCACGGTCCTCCCCGGCGAGCATCCTATTGTCCCGATCATGCTCGGCGATGCCGCCTTGGCAAACAGCATGGCGGATGAACTCCTTAAACGAGGGGTTTACGTCACAGGCTTCTCGTTCCCCGTCGTCCCCAAAGGAGAGGCAAGAATCCGGACCCAAATGTCCGCTGCACACTCGCAAGAAGATTTGCAATTCGCCCTGAAGCAGTTCGCGGAAGTGAAAGCGGAACTCAAAATCTAA
- a CDS encoding CNNM domain-containing protein, whose product MNELFATVSVWLPGALLMSMLILASAFFSGSETALFYLSREELRRLHSGGSSARQAAKLMRQPDQLLTVVLFWNLVINLSYFSISLVTAKRLVEAGAPTMAGAFSLLSLLVMILFGEVAPKSLAVLFRRTIAVWASWPLSGAVRVLAPILPVLGATTRGLRRAMWPQLKAEHYLELDDIERAIETSELGSELVQLEQKILGRILHLSEMTAEELMRPRGTYEIYQSPITIEDIHNHSRMPAYLLIGGEDRDTISSAIPLDEISSLPERDLEAMAEPVTYVPWCATAAESLGQLRSQLISIAVVINEYGESIGVMTEDDILDTLLDPESSRAKRLLDREPVRRRKDGKIIAEGVTTLRYLSQWLNIDFEPDEDRLLTIVALMHESLERFPEVGDESVWEGLHFRVIKEGGPGEPILVEVAKHIPATDDESNSSY is encoded by the coding sequence ATGAACGAACTTTTTGCGACAGTCTCCGTGTGGCTGCCTGGGGCGCTCCTGATGAGCATGCTCATTCTGGCGTCGGCTTTTTTCTCGGGAAGTGAGACAGCATTATTTTATCTCTCCCGCGAAGAGTTGCGTCGGCTGCATTCAGGGGGATCAAGTGCGCGACAGGCTGCGAAACTGATGCGTCAGCCAGACCAGCTTCTGACGGTTGTTCTGTTTTGGAATCTGGTCATCAATCTCTCTTACTTCTCCATCAGCCTGGTGACTGCTAAGCGGCTCGTGGAAGCAGGTGCTCCGACGATGGCCGGAGCTTTCAGTCTCCTTTCACTCCTCGTGATGATCCTGTTCGGCGAAGTCGCTCCGAAAAGCCTTGCTGTATTATTCCGCAGGACAATCGCTGTCTGGGCGAGTTGGCCGCTTTCTGGGGCCGTGCGTGTTCTGGCTCCGATTCTGCCAGTCCTGGGAGCAACAACTCGCGGATTACGCAGGGCGATGTGGCCGCAACTGAAAGCCGAGCATTATCTGGAGCTGGATGATATCGAAAGAGCCATTGAGACCTCTGAGCTTGGTTCAGAACTCGTGCAGCTTGAACAAAAAATCCTCGGGAGGATTCTGCATCTTTCAGAAATGACTGCAGAAGAGCTGATGCGCCCGCGTGGAACTTACGAAATATATCAGTCCCCAATCACCATTGAGGATATCCACAATCATTCGCGGATGCCGGCCTATCTGTTGATCGGTGGGGAAGACAGAGACACGATCAGTTCAGCCATCCCACTTGATGAGATCAGTTCACTTCCAGAGCGAGATCTGGAAGCGATGGCGGAACCGGTCACTTATGTTCCCTGGTGTGCGACTGCCGCGGAATCTCTGGGCCAGTTGCGGTCTCAACTGATTAGCATCGCTGTGGTGATCAATGAATATGGCGAATCGATCGGCGTGATGACGGAAGATGATATTCTCGACACACTTCTCGATCCGGAATCAAGCAGGGCAAAACGTCTTTTGGACCGTGAACCGGTTCGACGGCGGAAGGATGGGAAGATCATTGCCGAAGGGGTGACAACACTTCGCTATTTGTCGCAATGGCTCAATATTGATTTCGAACCGGACGAAGACAGGCTGCTGACCATCGTGGCGTTAATGCACGAATCTCTGGAGCGATTCCCTGAAGTCGGGGATGAATCAGTTTGGGAAGGCTTACACTTCCGGGTCATCAAAGAGGGGGGACCTGGCGAACCGATTCTCGTCGAGGTCGCAAAGCATATCCCTGCGACCGACGACGAATCCAATTCCTCGTATTAA